The proteins below come from a single Rhizobium sp. BT04 genomic window:
- the rpsD gene encoding 30S ribosomal protein S4 produces the protein MSKRESSKYKIDRRMGENIWGRPKSPVNRREYGPGQHGQRRKGKLSDFGVQLRAKQKLKGYYGDLREKQFRAIFAEADRRKGDTSENLIGLLESRLDAIVYRAKFVPTVFAARQFVNHGHVTVNGVRVNIGSYRCKAGDVIEVREKSKQLVTVLEAVSLAERDVPDYIEVDHNKMVATFGRVPTLSDVPFPVVMEPHLVVEFYSR, from the coding sequence ATGAGCAAGCGCGAATCGTCCAAGTACAAAATCGACCGCCGCATGGGCGAAAACATCTGGGGCCGTCCGAAGTCCCCGGTGAACCGCCGCGAATACGGCCCGGGCCAGCACGGCCAGCGCCGCAAGGGCAAGCTTTCGGACTTCGGTGTGCAGCTGCGCGCCAAGCAGAAGCTCAAGGGTTACTACGGTGACCTACGCGAAAAGCAGTTCCGCGCGATCTTCGCCGAAGCCGACCGCCGCAAGGGCGACACCTCTGAAAACCTGATCGGCCTGCTGGAATCGCGTCTCGACGCCATCGTCTATCGCGCCAAGTTCGTTCCGACGGTCTTTGCTGCCCGTCAGTTCGTCAACCATGGCCACGTGACCGTCAACGGCGTGCGCGTCAACATCGGTTCCTACCGCTGCAAGGCCGGCGACGTCATCGAAGTTCGCGAGAAGTCGAAGCAGCTGGTGACCGTTCTGGAAGCCGTCAGCCTCGCCGAGCGCGACGTTCCTGATTACATCGAAGTCGATCACAACAAGATGGTCGCCACCTTCGGCCGCGTTCCGACGCTCAGCGACGTTCCGTTCCCGGTCGTCATGGAGCCGCATCTGGTCGTCGAATTCTATTCGCGTTAA
- the murI gene encoding glutamate racemase encodes MTAPTHELKPILLFDSGIGGLTVLREARVLMPERGFIYVADDAGFPYGGWEEQALKERIIGLFSKLLADHDPEVCIIACNTAFTLVGADLRAAFPQMTFVGTVPAIKPAAERTRSGLVSVLATPGTVRRAYTRDLIQSFAQQCHVRLVGSENLARMAEAYIRGDAVSDDAVLGEIDQCFVEKDGQKTDIVVLACTHYPFMANLFRRLAPWPVDWLDPAEAIARRARTLVPLVADAVHPDNFDFAVFTSGQQDFATRRLMQGFGLRA; translated from the coding sequence ATGACAGCGCCGACGCATGAACTGAAGCCTATTCTTCTCTTCGATTCCGGCATCGGCGGGCTGACCGTCTTGCGCGAGGCGCGTGTGCTGATGCCCGAACGCGGCTTCATCTATGTCGCCGACGATGCCGGCTTTCCCTATGGCGGCTGGGAGGAGCAGGCACTGAAAGAGCGGATCATCGGGCTTTTCAGCAAACTCTTGGCGGATCACGATCCCGAGGTCTGCATCATCGCCTGCAACACCGCCTTCACGCTTGTTGGCGCCGACCTGCGCGCCGCCTTTCCGCAGATGACCTTCGTCGGCACCGTGCCGGCGATCAAGCCGGCGGCGGAGCGCACGCGCTCGGGCCTGGTCTCGGTGCTCGCCACCCCCGGCACGGTGAGACGGGCCTATACGCGCGATCTCATCCAGTCCTTCGCCCAGCAATGCCATGTCCGTCTTGTCGGATCAGAGAACCTTGCCCGCATGGCGGAGGCCTATATTCGCGGTGATGCCGTCTCCGACGATGCCGTGCTTGGCGAAATCGACCAATGTTTCGTCGAGAAGGATGGTCAGAAGACCGATATCGTCGTGCTCGCCTGCACCCACTATCCTTTCATGGCCAACCTCTTCCGCCGGCTTGCGCCCTGGCCGGTCGATTGGCTCGACCCCGCCGAAGCGATCGCGCGGCGCGCCCGCACGCTGGTGCCGCTGGTCGCCGATGCTGTGCATCCTGACAATTTCGACTTCGCGGTCTTTACATCAGGCCAGCAGGATTTCGCAACGCGGCGGCTGATGCAGGGGTTTGGCTTGCGGGCGTAG
- a CDS encoding ATP-binding protein yields the protein MQVGIDMGLASGSPATLDIEELLATRLLVQGNSGSGKSHLLRRLLEQSAQWVQQVIIDPEGDFVTLSDRFGHVVVDGERTEAELAGIANRIRQHRVSCVLTLEGLDIEQQMRAAAAFLNGMFDADREYWYPVLVVVDEAQMFAPSVGGDVSEDARKMSLGAMTNLMCRGRKRGLAGVIATQRLAKLAKNVAAEASNFLMGRTFLDIDMARAADLLGMDRRQAEMFRDLKRGNFVALGPALSRRPLPIQIGAVETSARSSSPKLMPLPDAPQDVEDLIFTPDPEEFQRPLVRRAPPAPRPTTDILAELSRSTPAASPAPAEARASQVEVSAEEREERLAGVLAEILDDPTAAFRTDSVLYQDFLVRLRMRRVPGPPIALPDFRRRVAISRSGVDAETAASDAWTTALSLSSGVTDDLQGVFLMLAKAAVCGEPCPSDARIARAYGTHSARRARRLLGYFEEQGIVVVHTDFAGKRIVAFPDMNCQTAPGDANAPDTGGDQPLAAE from the coding sequence TTGCAGGTTGGCATCGATATGGGATTGGCGTCCGGCAGCCCGGCGACGCTCGATATCGAGGAGCTGCTGGCGACCCGTCTGCTGGTGCAGGGCAATTCCGGATCGGGCAAGTCGCATCTTTTGCGCCGTCTGCTCGAGCAATCGGCGCAATGGGTGCAGCAGGTCATCATCGATCCCGAGGGTGATTTCGTCACGCTCAGCGACAGGTTCGGCCATGTCGTCGTCGACGGCGAGAGGACCGAGGCGGAGCTTGCGGGCATTGCCAACCGCATCCGCCAGCATCGGGTTTCCTGCGTACTGACGCTCGAAGGTCTCGACATCGAGCAGCAGATGCGTGCTGCAGCCGCCTTCCTCAACGGCATGTTCGATGCCGATCGCGAATATTGGTATCCGGTGCTCGTCGTCGTCGACGAGGCGCAGATGTTTGCGCCGTCGGTCGGCGGCGATGTCTCGGAAGATGCGCGCAAGATGTCGCTCGGCGCGATGACCAACCTGATGTGCCGCGGCCGTAAGCGCGGCCTTGCCGGCGTGATCGCGACACAGCGGCTTGCCAAGCTTGCCAAGAACGTCGCCGCCGAGGCCTCGAACTTCCTGATGGGCCGCACCTTTCTCGATATCGACATGGCCCGCGCCGCCGACCTGCTCGGCATGGACCGGCGCCAGGCCGAGATGTTTCGCGACCTGAAGCGCGGCAATTTCGTCGCTCTCGGACCGGCGCTGTCGCGCCGGCCGCTGCCGATCCAGATCGGTGCGGTGGAGACTTCGGCGCGCTCCTCCAGCCCGAAGCTGATGCCGTTGCCGGATGCGCCACAGGATGTCGAAGACCTGATCTTCACGCCCGATCCGGAAGAATTCCAGCGGCCGCTGGTGCGCCGCGCGCCGCCGGCGCCGCGGCCGACCACCGATATCCTGGCCGAACTCTCGCGCTCGACGCCGGCGGCGTCACCCGCACCTGCCGAGGCGAGGGCGAGCCAGGTGGAAGTCTCCGCCGAGGAGCGGGAGGAGCGCCTGGCCGGCGTGCTTGCCGAAATCCTCGACGATCCCACCGCCGCCTTCCGCACCGATTCGGTGCTTTACCAGGATTTTCTCGTGCGGTTGCGCATGCGACGCGTGCCGGGACCGCCCATCGCGCTGCCGGATTTTCGCCGGCGCGTGGCGATCTCGCGCTCGGGCGTCGATGCGGAAACGGCCGCGAGCGATGCCTGGACGACGGCTCTGTCGCTGTCATCAGGTGTCACCGACGACCTGCAGGGTGTCTTCCTGATGCTCGCCAAGGCTGCCGTCTGCGGTGAGCCTTGTCCGTCGGACGCCCGCATCGCCCGCGCCTACGGCACCCATTCCGCCCGCCGTGCGCGGCGCCTGCTCGGCTATTTCGAGGAGCAGGGGATCGTCGTCGTGCACACCGACTTTGCCGGCAAGCGCATCGTGGCTTTTCCCGATATGAATTGCCAGACGGCGCCGGGCGACGCCAACGCGCCTGATACAGGCGGCGACCAGCCCTTGGCGGCGGAATAG
- a CDS encoding RNA methyltransferase, with the protein MAGTNSERQLLAEGPAIILVEPQMGENIGMVARAMANFGLAELRLVNPRDGWPNEKALATASKADHVIEATKVYDTLEQAVADLNFVYATTARERDGYKPVRSPVVAAETLRARFRAGEGTGILFGRERWGLTNEEVALADEIVTFPVNPAFASLNIAQAVLLMSYEWMKSGMEDVGAVPFQAMGQTPSTKEQLFGLFDQLEEALDARGYFHPAGKKPKMVDNLRAVLSRRAFTEQEISVLRGVISSLDRFSRKSPRGGRFPTAAKETPPDDSADA; encoded by the coding sequence ATGGCAGGCACGAACAGCGAACGTCAACTTCTGGCCGAAGGGCCGGCCATCATACTGGTCGAGCCGCAGATGGGTGAGAATATCGGCATGGTGGCGCGCGCCATGGCGAATTTCGGCCTCGCCGAACTGCGGCTCGTCAATCCGCGCGACGGCTGGCCGAATGAGAAAGCATTGGCGACCGCCTCCAAGGCCGATCACGTGATCGAGGCGACCAAGGTCTACGACACGCTGGAGCAGGCCGTCGCCGATCTCAATTTCGTCTATGCGACGACGGCGCGCGAGCGCGACGGTTATAAGCCGGTGCGCTCTCCGGTCGTTGCCGCGGAAACGCTCAGGGCGAGGTTCCGGGCGGGCGAGGGCACCGGCATCCTCTTCGGGCGCGAGCGCTGGGGGCTGACCAACGAGGAGGTGGCGCTTGCCGACGAGATCGTCACCTTTCCCGTCAACCCGGCCTTTGCCTCGCTGAACATTGCCCAGGCCGTGCTGCTGATGTCCTATGAATGGATGAAATCCGGCATGGAGGATGTCGGCGCCGTGCCCTTCCAGGCGATGGGGCAGACGCCTTCGACCAAAGAGCAGCTCTTCGGCCTGTTTGACCAGTTGGAAGAGGCTCTCGATGCGCGCGGATATTTCCATCCGGCCGGGAAAAAGCCGAAAATGGTCGACAATCTGCGCGCTGTTCTATCTCGCCGGGCCTTCACGGAGCAGGAAATCAGCGTGTTGCGCGGCGTCATCTCCTCCCTCGACCGCTTCTCGCGCAAGAGCCCGCGCGGCGGCCGGTTCCCGACAGCGGCCAAGGAAACACCGCCAGATGACAGCGCCGACGCATGA
- a CDS encoding glutaminase, whose translation MADLQATLDSIYTDILPRIGEGKVADYIPELAKVDPRQFGMAIVTVDGKVYRVGDADIAFSIQSISKVFMLTLALGKVGEGLWKRVGREPSGSAFNSIVQLEHESGIPRNPFINAGAIAVSDVVMAGHAPREAIGELLRFVRYLADDESITIDDKVARSETQTGYRNVALANFMRAYRNLDHPVDHVLGVYFHQCALSMSCEQLARAGLFLAARGSNPMTGHSVVSPKRARRINALMLTCGHYDGSGDFAYHVGLPGKSGVGGGIFAVAPGIASIAVWSPGLNKVGNSQLGAVALEMLAARTGWSVFGD comes from the coding sequence ATGGCGGATTTGCAGGCGACCCTCGATAGCATCTACACCGATATCCTGCCGCGGATCGGCGAGGGTAAGGTGGCCGACTATATTCCCGAGCTCGCCAAGGTCGATCCGCGGCAGTTCGGCATGGCGATTGTCACCGTCGACGGCAAGGTCTATCGCGTCGGCGATGCCGACATCGCCTTCTCGATCCAGAGCATATCCAAGGTCTTCATGCTGACGCTGGCGCTCGGCAAGGTCGGCGAAGGCTTATGGAAGCGTGTCGGGCGCGAACCGTCCGGATCGGCTTTTAACTCGATCGTCCAGCTCGAACACGAGAGCGGCATCCCGCGCAATCCCTTCATCAATGCCGGCGCCATCGCCGTCAGCGACGTGGTCATGGCCGGCCATGCGCCGCGCGAGGCGATCGGCGAATTGCTGCGCTTCGTGCGTTATCTCGCTGATGACGAATCGATCACCATCGACGACAAGGTGGCGCGCTCGGAAACGCAGACGGGTTACCGCAATGTCGCGCTTGCCAATTTCATGCGCGCCTACCGCAATCTCGACCATCCCGTCGATCACGTGCTCGGCGTCTATTTCCATCAATGCGCGCTGTCGATGAGCTGTGAGCAGCTGGCACGTGCCGGGCTGTTCCTGGCGGCGCGCGGCAGCAATCCGATGACCGGCCATTCGGTGGTCTCGCCGAAGCGGGCGCGGCGCATCAACGCGCTGATGTTGACCTGCGGCCATTACGACGGCTCGGGCGATTTCGCCTATCATGTCGGCCTGCCCGGCAAGAGCGGCGTCGGCGGCGGCATCTTCGCGGTTGCGCCCGGCATCGCCTCGATCGCAGTGTGGTCACCGGGGCTCAACAAGGTCGGCAATTCGCAGCTCGGCGCGGTGGCGCTGGAGATGCTGGCGGCGCGCACCGGCTGGTCGGTTT
- a CDS encoding GNAT family N-acetyltransferase, protein MSIVIRQMQASDGPLWAEMRFKLWDSLSVDEHLGDIGRMLKNKRRTGYLALSPENAPLGFAEICIREYANGCTAQPVPFLEGIWIDPKHRRHGVGRTLVEKMTADLIEQGFQELCSDAGIRNRRSHRAHENWGFAETQRVVYFRKILR, encoded by the coding sequence ATGTCCATTGTTATCAGACAGATGCAAGCAAGCGACGGTCCGCTTTGGGCTGAGATGCGCTTCAAGCTATGGGATAGCCTTTCTGTCGATGAACATCTTGGCGATATAGGCAGAATGCTCAAGAACAAGAGACGGACCGGCTATCTTGCGCTGAGTCCAGAGAACGCGCCCCTTGGTTTTGCCGAGATATGCATACGGGAATACGCGAACGGCTGTACTGCACAGCCCGTCCCATTTCTCGAAGGCATCTGGATCGATCCCAAACATCGCCGGCACGGCGTCGGCCGCACATTGGTCGAAAAAATGACCGCTGATCTGATCGAGCAGGGATTTCAGGAGCTTTGCTCCGATGCAGGCATCAGAAACAGACGCTCTCACCGGGCGCATGAGAATTGGGGTTTTGCTGAAACCCAGCGGGTGGTCTATTTCCGCAAGATTCTTCGATAG